cGTTGGGAAGAAACGTATGAAATATGTGTGGCTGCCATCTCAGCGTAAAACCAACTTCTTTAATGTTGATCATATTTCGATTGTATACACTTGTCTTGTAAACTGTTCAGGTCTAGCACCAACACCCGTTACAGTAGCATCTGACTTGACAAGCTCGTTGGacggtaagtgtgtgtgtgtgtgtgtgtgtgtgtgtgtgtgtgtgtgtgtgtgtgtgtgtgtgtgagtgttcttgtgtgtgtgtgtgtgtgtgtgtcggtgtgtgtcagtgtgtgtgtgtgttgtgtgtttgtgtatgtgtgatcatgtgcgtgtgtgtgtgtgtgtgtgtgtgtgtgtgtgtgtgtgtgtgtgtgtgtgtgtgtgcgcgtatgtctttgtctgtgtctgtgtctgtgtgtctctgtctctgtctctgtctctgtatgttgCAATATTGCTATtccatatgttacgtggatttccattggtcaattgggcaaaactgagctcagtgcaaaagtgatatcgacgacatttccgtcgatatcagttttgatatcgacgacctctttattgcttccccacttcaaaaacaaaaacacctaaatttaaaaacaaacaaatatatatgaaaatgtaatgatcccagaatttagttgagcaagtgactaaagactttttgaaagaaaagacattttgaaatactgaaaagtacaagaaaagagtgaacaaaaagaaataataatcagagggagggatatggaacagccaaaactgagaaatacttttgtaatttctttacagtaaatataacatgtccagagaatttgcaatatatctaacattgactgattgtgtgatgatatcttctgctattggtctgtttcgacagtgatatcaaaatctcgacctccggtctcgattttgatatcactgtctcaacagaccatagcagaagatatcatcacacagtccgtcaatattgggtaatattcaTTCCCGTGATATTTTTAGCAACGTTTCTATATCCGAAAGGATGGTacccaaaaacaagtcgcgtaaggcgaaaatgcaacatttagtcaagtagctgtcgaactcacagaatgaaactgaacgcaatgcaacgcagcaagaccgtatacccgtagcatcgtcagtccaccgctcatggcaaaggcagtgaaattgacaagaagagcggggtagtagttgcgcttagaaggatagcatgcttttctgtacctctcttcgttttaactttctgagcttgtttttaatccaaacatatcatatctatatgtttttggaatcaggaaccgacaaggaataagatgaaaatgtttttaaattgatttcgacaatttagttttgattataatttttatatttttaattttcagagcttgtttttaatccaaatataacatatttatatgtttttagaatcagaaaatgatggagaataagatgaacgtaaattgggatcgttttataaaaaaaaaattttgttttacaattttcagatttttaatgaccaaagtcattatttaatttttaagccaccaagctgaaatgcaataccgaagtccgggcttcgtcgaagattgcttggccaaaattccaatcaatttgattgaaaaatgagggcgtgacagtgccgcctcaacttttacaaaaagccggatatgacgtcatcaaaggtatttatcaaaaaaagaaaaaaaaacgttcggggatattattcccaggaactctcatgtcaattttcataaagatcggtccagtagtttggtctgaatcgctctacacgcacgcacgcacgcacacacacacgcacacacatacaccacgaccctcgtttcgattccccctctggcctctatgttaaaacatttagtcaaaacttgactaaatgtaaaaacgaaaacTTGTCTTTTGATGTCAATGGTAAATTTAATATATGGTCAGGTCATAACAATGGCAAGTCtacttaaagggggggggggggaggcggtgTAGTGTTCTTCCGACAATTGATGTTCTAAACGACAGGTCAGATCGAGTCATGTGGATTGAAAATCTTTGTTCAGTCAATTATATTCATTACTGGTGGGAACATTATTAACACTGAACATTTTACAATACTATAAACTACTAATTTATTGCAGCCAGACGAAACTTCCCTGTCTGACTAATGCTACTTTGAAATATCGAGGTATTTTTGCCTTGGTTTGactaacttttgttttgttctggtAATTAGTGACGACATTTGGGGATGGAGAAAATTACACGTCTTTCGCCCTCGCGCCAGCTAGAGTGCTGCCAGATCAGCGACTGGTCGTAATGCTGGGTTCCATCGGATGTGGCTTGCTTTTCCTTGTTGGCCTTTCCATTGTCTTCAATGCAGTAATGAGGAAAAGGAGAGTCGGAGGTAAATGTAATTATTATAAATCATTTTGGGGGTCAGATTAAATAAGGAATTACTTCCTTATCAAAGAAATATGCCTGGTATCGAAATTTGATGTGTTGTTCCAATGGAAACTGAAACCGAGAAAAAAACTGCAAGGGAGGGAAGTGGTTAAAGGATGCATAATGTTTTGCCTTGATTGTCTATGTCTTTTAAAATCTAAGAGTCATTTCTGGTCTTCTCTTTCTGTAATTTGTTTGGACGGTTGAACCATATCTTTTTCAGATTGTGTTATTGTAATAATATGTTGCATTTTTATTACAATTGAAACTTACTtcatacatttagtcaaatgttgCCCAGACGTACCTAAAGTAATAAGTAAGTTAGGAACAATCTCTGCACTCAGTATTTTGCCATTTTTCCAGGCAGATCAGGAAAGctgccccctccccctgccCCTCACAGCGTGAGACGTGCAGCAGGTGACAGCGTGATGATCTGTGACCAGCCTCCACCTCTTCCTGACAGGCCTACCTTTGTCAGTGCACATGTTAGCGACTATGCTGACTATGCTGAGATTCCTTGCGAAACTGATCCAAGTATGAATCGAGTCTTGGGGTTATCGGGATAAAGTAATTCAGAGTACCATTTTATGAAGACAAAGACTGGaacgatgttgttgttgtgttgtaatTAAAAGCTTATCTAAGAAAACGCTGAATGGGAGAGTTAGCCTGAATGGCTGGTTATGgcagtcgtgtgtgtgtgtgtgtgtgtgtgtgtgtgtgtgtgtgtgtgtgtgtgtgtgtgtgtgtgcgataaAGTCACGGTCCTTCAGTTCAGACGATTCTTCTCACCATGGTTTATCAAATCTGCTCAGGGTTTTCTAAATGGGATAAGGGTATCACTCCACTTGAACGAATTCCCTTTTTTTTCTGCCGTACAGTAATGAACTTGAAAAGCTCACTCCATGAAACCCGGGTCCGAGGAGAAACATACATCTCCCGACCAAATAACATATCATCAGAAATCGTAATTTTTAACCGGCTTCGAAGATTAATAGGGTATGATATGCATATGTGCTGAAGCCTTTGCACAACGTAGACCGTGAGATCGTAGCATGAGGTATAATTACTAAAATACAATGTTTCTGCAGGCTTATCAAACAAGGTCCTGACAACGCTTGACTCCTCTCCAGTGTCAGACAGCAGCATGTCAGATGACTGCCTGCATCACATCGCCTGTCCCTCGTCTGACAGCTCCATGTCTGAAGACTACCTCCATCCCGTCGCATCTGCTAGCAAAAGCGTTGAACCTGCAACTGCAACATAATCTTCATCCCTCACAGAAGATGGAGAGCACACAGGATACCCATCGGTCCGGGGGAACAAGTCAATCAAGAAAACCAGTCCCTGCCAAACTTGAGAACCCCTTTAATAATGCCTTATAAGGCATTACAATGCGACATCATTGTGTGGTGAAGATCCGAAACAACTGTTGTCAAAGTCATGCTCGTTCTTACTTGACTTTGTTTGTATCAGAACTGGCAGTTACTCTCCCACTATGCTGTAGTACAATATTCGATGCTCGATTGTGCCAGTGTTGTTATATTTCTCTGAAAAACGTGGATACAAACGACACCCTCAAATAGAGAAAATTCGCACGTTTGTTTGCAAACCATTTTCAATATTTCTGTAAAAAGAACGTCTAATAAGTGTTTTCGTTTGGTGAACTTGCCGTTACACTATGTGAACAATGCCAATGATTATGGTCCAGACTCCTCAAGCAACCATATTACATGATTTCGAAAAGTTTATCGAGCAACCTTATCGCCGCTCGATCAAAGGGATTAAACCACCTTGGTATCCCCAAAAAGATTGCCTTTGTTCTGTTTGGGCTTTGGTCACGTCTGGTTTTATGATTGTGGACACAGACAGTTGTTTTTTTCCAAGTACTAAGAATGAATCTGATTGGTTGTTTGCGCCTCGGTTGATTGGGTGTCTTTAAAAACAATGATCGGTTTGTACTGTTCCTCTTCAACTTGTATTTAATAAATAAAGCATTTTGATTAACCGGCTGTTTTTGGATGTGCTAGATCTCGCTTTAGTTTAGTCGTTCACCCCTATCAACAGTCGAGAAGGGGACCGGGTAACTCAATTAGTAGATCACTGGACTTGTGTAGTCTCAGATACGGTATCCATGTACCACCCCGTGTCAGCACAGTctcacgtaaaagacctcagtcattctgACACAAGTGCAGGTGACTTATTACATctaaacacacgcactcacctggatagcgcgactcttgttgctgctagctttccactgagaggaaACGATCCGAATGTCCCTGCATTTGGGATCATAACGTAAAATGAaggtaaatgaaatgaaatgacatGAAGTTCTGTTATGCATTAGCACAGGAAAGTAAAATGTGTCTTTTTTTGCAAACGTAAAGAAGAAAATCGTATAAAGTACATATACCACTGTCGCACGAATTCAATACTGCACGAGTGTTGAAATCCAGATAAGCAGATTTAATAGTTAACTTTGCAAAATATGAGTTCATTTCTATTAAGTTGAGCTATTCTTATCTTGATTGTGATGGCTTTAGTCAATAGCAATACACTTTCGTATTTATATTCTCTGTCTAGTTGGCTGTCTAATCAGGTATATACTGTTAAGCTATAAACAGGGATTGTGCTGTTTAATGAA
This region of Littorina saxatilis isolate snail1 linkage group LG8, US_GU_Lsax_2.0, whole genome shotgun sequence genomic DNA includes:
- the LOC138972482 gene encoding uncharacterized protein, which produces MQIFEMLQLLLLCTFNKDVTGNSLCVSLQVNSAFEKDEKGCNFTVAASIHVGCAHFEDDVEFVKVFKGSTPGLAPPFCIIWFNGYKCSSAVGCACNNDTGIFFVTKQMTSSYIEDLLLMGVLSDGDKFHTTVKLHPEDCAKTSTSVPSGFPNTNSSGLAPTPVTVASDLTSSLDVTTFGDGENYTSFALAPARVLPDQRLVVMLGSIGCGLLFLVGLSIVFNAVMRKRRVGGRSGKLPPPPAPHSVRRAAGDSVMICDQPPPLPDRPTFVSAHVSDYADYAEIPCETDPSLSNKVLTTLDSSPVSDSSMSDDCLHHIACPSSDSSMSEDYLHPVASASKSVEPATAT